A region from the Arachis ipaensis cultivar K30076 chromosome B01, Araip1.1, whole genome shotgun sequence genome encodes:
- the LOC110262712 gene encoding transmembrane protein 64-like: MWISSASNNKTTQFPHSGITMITEESSKMLENIDSEYDKLVLPDIPRAEEAEMLHPQAKSKVKSLCWWMKTLLWCCLAVILATVLVKWGVPFAFGKVLYPIMEWEATSFGHPVLALILVASLALLPVFLLPSGPSMWLAGMIFGYGLGFAIIMGGTTIGMVLPYQIGLRFRDRIHQWLKRWPRNAAMIRLAGEGNWLYQFQVVALFRLSPFPYTIFNYAVVVTNVKFWPYLCGSVAGMVPEAFLYIYSGRLMKTLAEVGLGKRHLNTLEIIYSLISFIISIVAIVAFTVYAKRTLRELKMIELNDEVSLNGEVPLVSEGGSCEMRSRPLVKSNSSPQFS; encoded by the exons ATGTGGATCTCATCTGCCAGCAACAATAAGACTACACAATTCCCG CATTCTGGAATCACAATGATCACCGAAGAATCGTCAAAGATGTTGGAAAATATTGATAGCGAGTATGATAAATTGGTCTTACCTGATATACCAAGGGCTGAAGAAGCCGAGATGTTGCACCCTCAAGCAAAATCAAAAGTTAAATCTTTGTGTTGGTGGATGAAAACATTGTTATGGTGCTGCCTCGCTGTTATACTTGCTACTGTTCTTGTGAAATGGGGAGTACCATTTGCTTTTGGAAAG GTTCTTTACCCAATCATGGAGTGGGAAGCTACTTCCTTTGGCCATCCTGTTCTTGCCCTTATACTTGTTGCTTCTCTAGCTTTGCTGCCAGTATTCTTGCTTCCTTCGGGCCCCTCTATGTGGCTGGCAGGGATGATTTTTGGTTATGGCCTTGGCTTTGCTATAATAATGGGTGGAACAACCATTGGGATGGTCCTGCCTTACCAAATTGGACTACGGTTCCGTGACCGCATTCAT CAATGGTTAAAAAGATGGCCTCGTAATGCAGCAATGATTAGGCTTGCTGGGGAGGGAAACTGGCTCTATCAATTTCAAGTGGTTGCTTTGTTTAGGCTCTCACCTTTTCCCTATACTATATTCAATTATGCTGTTGTGGTGACTAATGTGAAGTTTTGGCCCTATTTATGCGGATCAGTTGCTGGAATGGTGCCAGAAGCTTTCCTCTACATATACAG TGGTCGATTAATGAAGACATTGGCTGAAGTAGGGTTAGGGAAGCGTCACCTAAACACTCTGGAAATTATATACAGCCTTATTTCTTTCATCATTTCAATTGTTGCAATTGTTGCCTTCACCGTTTATGCAAAGAGGACCTTACGTGAACTCAAAATGATAGAGTTGAATGATGAAGTTTCCTTGAATGGTGAAGTTCCCTTAGTATCTGAGGGAGGTAGTTGTGAAATGAGGTCACGTCCTCTTGTGAAGTCCAATAGCTCGCCTCAATTTTCATGA
- the LOC107637222 gene encoding endoglucanase 25 — translation MSMYGRDPWGGPLEIHGTDSATDDDRSRNLQDLDRAALSRQLDETQQSWLLGPTETKKKKKYVDLGCIIVSRKIFVWTVGTIAVAAFLAGFITLIVKTVPRHHHKAPPPDNYTLALHKALMFFNAQRSGKLPKHNNVSWRGNSGLQDGKGPGVSAAIKDLVGGYYDAGDAIKFHFPKSFALTMLSWSVIEYSAKYEAAGELAHVKDIIKWGTDYLLKTFNSTADTIDTLAAQVGSGDTSGGSTTPNDHYCWTRPEDIDYTRPVTECSSCSDLAAEMAAALASASIVFKDNKVYSQKLVHGATTLYKFSRDRRGRYSPRGTEASTFYNSTSYWDEFVWGGAWMYFATGNSSYLNLATKPGIAKHAGAFWGGPDYGVMSWDNKLPGAQVLLSRLRLFLSPGYPYEEILSTFHNQTKIFMCSFLPVFSSFNRTRGGLIQLNHGRPQPLQYVVNAAFLATLFSDYLEAADAPGWYCGPNFFSADTLRDFARTQINYILGKNPRKMSYVVGFGNHYPKHVHHRGASIPKNHIKYSCTGGWKWRDTSKANPNTIVGAMAAGPDKFDGFHDVRKNYNYTEPTLAGNAGLVAALVALSGDKNIGIDKNTIFSAVPPMFPTAPPPPAPWKP, via the exons aTGAGTATGTACGGCAGGGATCCATGGGGGGGACCACTGGAGATCCATGGGACAGACTCCGCCACGGACGACGACCGGAGCCGCAACCTGCAGGACTTGGACAGGGCGGCGCTGTCACGGCAGCTCgacgagacacagcagagctggCTGCTGGGCCCCACTGagaccaagaagaagaagaagtatgtCGATCTCGGCTGCATCATCGTCAGCCGCAAGATCTTCGTCTGGACCGTCGGCACCATCGCCGTCGCCGCCTTCCTCGCCGGATTCATCACTCTCATCGTCAAGACCGTCCCCCGCCACCACCACAAGGCCCCTCCTCCCGACAACTACACCCTCGCCCTCCACAAGGCTCTCATGTTCTTCAACGCTCAACGCT CTGGAAAACTCCCAAAGCATAACAATGTTTCTTGGAGAGGGAACTCTGGTCTGCAAGATGGGAAGGGCCCCGGGGTATCTGCCGCCATCAAGGATCTGGTGGGTGGCTACTATGATGCCGGAGACGCCATCAAGTTCCACTTCCCTAAATCCTTTGCCCTGACCATGCTCAGCTGGAGTGTTATTGAATACAGTGCCAAATACGAAGCTGCCGGCGAGCTCGCCCATGTTAAGGACATCATTAAATGGGGGACTGATTACCTTCTCAAGACCTTCAACAGTACTGCTGACACCATTGACACTCTTGCTGCACAG GTTGGATCTGGGGATACTTCTGGAGGGAGCACCACTCCAAATGATCATTATTGCTGGACTCGTCCGGAGGACATTGATTATACACGACCTGTCACCGAATGCTCGAGTTGCTCGGATCTTGCAGCAGAGATGGCTGCTGCGTTAGCTTCTGCCTCCATTGTGTTTAAGGACAATAAAGTCTATTCGCAGAAACTTGTTCATGGTGCCACAACACTCTATAAGTTCTCGAGGGACCGCAGAGGAAGATACAGTCCACGTGGTACCGAGGCTTCAACATTCTACAATTCAACCAGCTACTGGGATGAGTTTGTCTGGGGAGGAGCTTGGATGTATTTTGCCACTGGTAATTCTTCCTACCTTAATCTGGCCACCAAACCTGGCATTGCCAAGCATGCTGGTGCTTTCTGGGGAGGCCCTGATTATGGTGTAATGAGCTGGGATAACAAGCTTCCTGGTGCTCAG GTTCTTCTGAGCCGGTTGAGGTTGTTCTTGAGTCCTGGTTATCCATATGAAGAAATTTTAAGTACATTTCACAATCAGACCAAGATTTTTATGTGCTCCTTCCTACCAGTTTTCTCAAGCTTTAACAGAACAagag GGGGCTTGATTCAATTAAACCATGGTAGGCCTCAGCCTCTCCAATATGTTGTAAATGCAGCCTTTTTGGCTACCCTATTCAGTGATTATCTTGAAGCTGCTGATGCACCTGGATGGTATTGCGGGCCCAATTTCTTTTCGGCTGATACTCTTCGAGACTTTGCAAGGACCCAG ATAAATTACATCCTTGGGAAGAACCCTCGCAAAATGAGCTATGTTGTTGGTTTTGGTAACCACTATCCAAAACATGTCCATCACAGAGGTGCTTCTATACCAAAGAACCACATTAAGTATAGCTGTACAGGAGGCTGGAAATGGAGGGATACATCCAAGGCAAACCCAAATACAATTGTTGGAGCTATGGCTGCTGGTCCTGACAAGTTTGATGGTTTCCATGATGTCCGTAAAAACTACAACTACACGGAGCCAACTCTTGCAGGAAATGCAGGTTTAGTTGCTGCACTTGTAGCATTGTCAGGTGATAAAAACATAGGGATTGACAAAAATACAATTTTCTCTGCGGTACCCCCAATGTTTCCTACAGCACCACCACCTCCAGCACCATGGAAACCATAA